Proteins from a genomic interval of Rattus norvegicus strain BN/NHsdMcwi chromosome 2, GRCr8, whole genome shotgun sequence:
- the LOC134485779 gene encoding uncharacterized protein LOC134485779 — MATRQLWKLQRDGKDQVRPNGIGALVRADPENLRRTERKAAAMEIGVCPEIRTCPQPSIGEAKAMKRFCPCFVKDMSDSSEQELQSAHVLPALSPQCSKCFCGEPSHSYEDNWIVDWEPYYLPHVFESWDCLRYRPGLNCTMKRGTEVFQSESRGELQVSLGDKYEDTGEPDQPSPSLLRKNGLELETCEGKDFPDQDSAPDSPRCLDRCPSFHMTWPEKMKKLCRTVFGAQES, encoded by the exons ATGGCCACAAGGCAACTTTGGAAACTACAGCGAGATGGAAAAGACCAAGTGAGACCGAATGGCATTGGAGCCCTGGTCCGTGCTGATCCCGAAAACCTtaggagaacagaaaggaaggcaGCTGCAATGGAGATTGGTGTTTGCCCTGA GATAAGGACTTGCCCTCAGCCTTCCATTGGTGAAGCCAAGGCGATGAAGCGCTTCTGTCCCTGTTTTGTCAAAGATATGTCAGATTCTTCAGAGCAGGAATTGCAGAGTGCCCATGTCTTGCCAGCCCTGAGTCCACAATGTTCCAAGTGTTTCTGTGGAGAGCCAAGCCACTCGTATGAGGATAACTGGATTGTAGATTGGGAACCATACTACCTTCCTCATGTATTTGAGAGCTGGGACTGCCTGAGATACCGTCCTGGATTGAACTGTACCATGAAGAGGGGCACTGAGGTCTTCCAGAGTGAGAGCCGTGGGGAGCTACAAGTGTCCCTAGGAGACAAATACGAAGACACAGGAGAGCCAGACCAACCCTCACCAAGCTTGCTCAGGAAAAATGGGCTGGAACTTGAGACCTGTGAGGGTAAAGACTTCCCTGACCAGGATTCTGCTCCTGACAGTCCCAGATGCCTTGACCGCTGCCCATCGTTTCATATGACTTGgccagaaaaaatgaaaaagcttTGCAGAACTGTGTTTGGAGCCCAGGAGTCCTGA